In the genome of Deltaproteobacteria bacterium, one region contains:
- a CDS encoding class I SAM-dependent rRNA methyltransferase, whose amino-acid sequence MSLPQLVVKAGREKPLRQRHPWVFSGAIHRLPDVAAGGICDIVDQRGAFLARGYANPASKLTARVLTWDQGQAIDNAFWVSRIRAAVQRRAPLLGQDQNSCRLVMSEADLVPGLIVDKYGEHLVLQALTAGIDKHLGPVVGALHEVLKPASISERSDDAVRELEGLERVSRLLHGSESQLKDVVIKEQGVTFTVDLTSGHKTGFYLDQRRNHVEVAQHARGRRVLDCFSYTGGFTMHTARAGASSVVSVDASEAALERLRINLVANGFSHQDPRFEQHQGNAFEVLRQLADAGERFDLITMDPPKFAASGSQVEKAARGYKDLNLLAFKLLNPGGLLATFSCSGHISTDLFQKIIFGAAIDAGRDAQIISYLHQADDHPVLLTFPESLYLKGLLCRVV is encoded by the coding sequence ATGTCTCTTCCGCAATTAGTCGTCAAAGCCGGCCGGGAAAAACCGCTAAGACAGCGCCACCCGTGGGTATTTAGTGGCGCCATTCACCGGCTTCCGGACGTTGCAGCCGGTGGGATCTGCGATATCGTCGACCAACGGGGAGCTTTCCTGGCGCGCGGCTACGCCAACCCGGCTTCGAAATTGACGGCACGGGTCCTGACCTGGGACCAGGGTCAAGCGATCGATAACGCCTTTTGGGTGAGCCGCATACGTGCCGCTGTACAGCGGCGGGCGCCGCTTCTAGGTCAGGACCAGAACTCCTGCCGTCTTGTCATGAGCGAGGCCGACTTGGTGCCGGGATTGATCGTCGATAAGTACGGCGAGCACCTCGTCCTCCAGGCACTGACAGCTGGTATAGATAAGCACCTAGGACCAGTCGTCGGAGCCCTGCACGAAGTACTGAAGCCGGCCTCGATCTCCGAACGTAGCGACGACGCTGTGCGCGAACTTGAAGGACTCGAACGGGTCAGCCGGCTACTTCACGGCAGCGAATCCCAACTCAAAGATGTGGTGATCAAGGAGCAGGGAGTCACCTTCACGGTCGATCTCACTAGCGGTCACAAAACAGGTTTTTATTTAGATCAACGTCGCAACCACGTCGAAGTCGCGCAGCACGCACGTGGGCGTCGGGTGCTTGATTGTTTCTCTTATACAGGGGGCTTCACTATGCACACGGCCCGGGCTGGTGCCTCCAGCGTCGTGAGTGTGGATGCCAGTGAAGCCGCCCTGGAGCGTCTGCGCATTAACCTCGTTGCCAATGGATTCAGCCACCAGGATCCACGATTTGAGCAGCACCAGGGGAATGCCTTCGAGGTCTTGCGCCAGCTAGCGGATGCGGGCGAACGCTTTGATTTGATCACCATGGACCCACCAAAGTTTGCTGCCAGCGGCAGTCAGGTCGAAAAGGCTGCGCGCGGCTATAAAGACCTAAACTTACTGGCGTTTAAGCTACTGAATCCGGGCGGCCTTTTGGCCACCTTCTCATGTTCAGGGCACATAAGTACCGATCTCTTTCAAAAAATTATCTTCGGTGCCGCCATCGATGCTGGGCGCGATGCACAAATCATCTCCTATCTCCATCAGGCAGATGATCATCCTGTGCTCCTCACATTTCCTGAATCCCTTTATTTGAAGGGACTACTATGCCGCGTGGTGTGA
- a CDS encoding glycosyltransferase family 9 protein, producing the protein MKILVIQLRQLGDILLTTPCLRALKEDAVASGAPEPEIVFLSHPMGRLVLRDNPYIDELVTYPTDRAWWAEWALARALRTRRFDLVFDFMNNPRSAFYARMTGAPQRLAFTSARRPAYTLTVPKPADAGYIVREKFALLRAAGLSPRDEHLVFTWAPEDALVFHEFLAAQPAVAGAPLRVVLSATHRREARRWPLASYAALADLLVREWGAAVLWLHGPGEEAVVDEVMTMAKEQTFKMPPTSFRGMAAFLAQCDLFVGNSNGPSHVAVAVEVPSLQLHGHTRAASWCPLTERHRAIQSPEFGKVPMPAMASITVDAVWEALRGMLPLVREVHAERQKPF; encoded by the coding sequence ATGAAAATTCTCGTCATCCAACTGCGCCAACTCGGCGACATCCTGCTGACGACCCCTTGTTTAAGAGCACTGAAAGAGGACGCCGTGGCAAGCGGCGCGCCGGAGCCAGAGATCGTATTTCTCAGTCATCCCATGGGGCGTCTGGTCTTGCGCGACAACCCTTATATCGACGAGCTCGTCACCTATCCTACCGACCGTGCTTGGTGGGCCGAATGGGCGCTGGCGCGTGCGCTACGTACCCGCCGGTTCGATCTAGTCTTTGACTTCATGAACAACCCGCGTAGCGCCTTCTATGCGCGTATGACGGGCGCTCCGCAGCGCTTGGCTTTCACCTCAGCCCGGCGCCCAGCCTACACACTGACTGTGCCCAAGCCGGCTGATGCCGGTTACATCGTTCGCGAAAAGTTTGCGCTGCTGCGGGCCGCAGGACTCAGTCCGCGTGACGAGCATCTGGTGTTCACATGGGCACCAGAGGACGCACTAGTTTTTCACGAATTTCTGGCGGCGCAACCGGCGGTTGCCGGGGCCCCTCTGCGCGTAGTTTTGAGTGCGACTCATAGGCGTGAGGCGCGGCGCTGGCCACTGGCAAGTTACGCGGCTCTGGCTGATCTTCTCGTGCGGGAGTGGGGCGCTGCGGTGTTGTGGCTCCATGGTCCCGGAGAAGAAGCCGTGGTCGACGAGGTAATGACTATGGCTAAAGAGCAGACGTTTAAGATGCCGCCCACGAGCTTTCGTGGCATGGCAGCATTTCTGGCGCAGTGCGACTTATTTGTGGGGAATTCGAACGGACCGAGTCACGTGGCTGTAGCCGTCGAAGTGCCGTCGCTGCAGCTCCACGGTCACACAAGGGCAGCTTCGTGGTGTCCGCTGACTGAACGGCATCGCGCGATTCAGTCGCCCGAATTCGGCAAAGTGCCTATGCCCGCGATGGCATCGATTACAGTGGATGCCGTATGGGAAGCGTTGCGTGGTATGCTGCCGCTAGTGCGTGAGGTGCATGCTGAACGCCAAAAGCCATTTTGA
- a CDS encoding DUF814 domain-containing protein, with the protein MNIFGKYSKCFEAHGPMMALAVNWQDSTGTFHKGYLIADANQMTFGVRLEPERFSEIKTTGAVVALVRKYAPTGGLPGIYWEPATSDYWIPLLTKGTAAPEYWLQIAHGAPPELRFIDASGQVIVRKSSQGSFTKKTPLGRPLPSWPTDDQLSNYTESLKGTPVAAPDLPASTASAPEVILPDYQRSARDRLARRLKTVTKSLQKSRDRAHTLALTGAKDRHAQLLKTYLYRVNYGDEALHLEPEESGTDQAIVIALDPSLSPGQNLAHLFDEARKTARGNATLKEQISKTEGELAQLTCDLAALRAGPLSLDSVNAKLKRHGLAASSGGGVSPAAADATPYRTFVWSPDNATDSSKVRILVGKSAADSDELCRLAKSNDYWFHAVGTTGSHVIIPARDVRGELPAALLKCASILAIYYSKLRGDMAGEVYLSRRQHIKKRSGMAPGLWQIVKAETSFYRYDERELQDTLNRAL; encoded by the coding sequence ATGAATATTTTTGGTAAATACAGCAAGTGCTTTGAGGCTCACGGCCCGATGATGGCTCTGGCCGTGAACTGGCAAGACAGTACAGGAACCTTTCACAAAGGCTACCTCATTGCCGACGCTAATCAAATGACCTTTGGTGTCCGCTTAGAACCGGAGCGTTTTAGCGAAATCAAAACGACGGGGGCCGTCGTCGCGCTGGTGCGCAAGTATGCTCCCACAGGCGGACTGCCCGGTATTTACTGGGAACCAGCGACCAGTGATTACTGGATACCACTGTTGACCAAAGGGACCGCTGCACCAGAGTACTGGCTGCAAATTGCCCATGGTGCACCGCCGGAGCTGCGTTTTATCGATGCATCGGGTCAAGTAATTGTGCGTAAGAGTTCGCAAGGTAGTTTCACCAAAAAAACGCCCCTTGGCCGCCCCCTACCCTCTTGGCCCACCGACGATCAGCTGAGTAATTATACGGAATCCCTCAAGGGCACACCCGTTGCAGCCCCTGATCTCCCCGCGTCCACAGCTTCGGCTCCGGAAGTGATTCTGCCGGATTATCAAAGGTCGGCGCGCGATCGTCTAGCACGGCGCTTAAAGACAGTAACTAAATCACTGCAAAAAAGTCGCGACAGGGCGCACACTCTGGCGCTTACTGGCGCGAAGGATCGCCATGCGCAACTTCTTAAGACTTATCTTTACCGAGTCAACTATGGTGACGAGGCGCTGCATCTCGAGCCCGAGGAATCCGGCACTGACCAAGCAATCGTCATAGCGCTCGATCCAAGCCTAAGCCCTGGTCAAAATTTAGCGCACCTATTTGACGAGGCGCGCAAGACGGCACGCGGCAACGCCACACTTAAAGAACAAATCAGCAAAACTGAGGGCGAGCTAGCCCAGCTGACTTGTGATCTTGCGGCATTACGCGCAGGCCCCTTGAGCCTGGACTCTGTTAACGCCAAGCTCAAGCGGCACGGCCTCGCCGCCTCCAGCGGCGGTGGCGTTAGCCCTGCCGCAGCGGATGCGACCCCTTACCGCACGTTCGTGTGGTCACCGGATAATGCCACTGACTCCTCTAAAGTCCGCATTTTGGTCGGCAAAAGTGCCGCTGATAGCGATGAGCTCTGCCGGCTGGCTAAATCAAATGACTATTGGTTCCACGCCGTCGGTACGACCGGTAGCCATGTCATCATTCCGGCACGCGATGTTAGGGGCGAGCTCCCAGCTGCGCTGCTCAAGTGCGCAAGCATACTTGCCATCTACTACTCAAAACTCAGGGGCGATATGGCCGGCGAGGTTTATCTGAGCCGGCGGCAGCATATCAAAAAGCGCAGCGGCATGGCGCCTGGTCTTTGGCAGATCGTTAAGGCGGAGACTTCTTTCTACCGCTACGATGAGCGGGAATTACAGGACACACTCAACCGCGCCCTATAG
- a CDS encoding DUF374 domain-containing protein yields MTEAPTTSTAPAKKMWKIRLASILLYGVARLLLLTYRIRVVGAEERTKAEAMHAGGSFCLALWHEQLFASILAHRGQKFAPLASLSADGDIVTRVMARFGFQTVRGSSSRGGPEARDQLVHMTKDGWFTAITVDGPRGPRRRVKGGIVDLARRTGVSIVPLTSTADRQWVLRSWDQFKIPKPFARILVRYGEPIAVAAETQGLAFGSIKNQIREGLAINEAQAVAELSAWH; encoded by the coding sequence ATGACAGAAGCCCCAACCACTAGCACCGCACCAGCCAAAAAGATGTGGAAAATTCGCCTGGCCAGTATCCTGCTATACGGCGTGGCACGGCTCCTTCTGCTCACCTACCGCATCCGTGTCGTCGGCGCAGAAGAACGGACTAAAGCAGAGGCGATGCACGCCGGCGGTAGCTTCTGCCTGGCACTTTGGCATGAACAGCTATTTGCGAGCATCCTTGCTCATCGCGGCCAAAAGTTTGCGCCCCTTGCAAGCCTCTCAGCCGACGGCGATATCGTGACCCGAGTGATGGCGCGGTTCGGCTTCCAGACCGTTCGCGGTTCGAGTAGCCGCGGTGGCCCTGAAGCCCGCGACCAACTCGTGCACATGACCAAGGACGGGTGGTTCACCGCCATCACGGTCGATGGGCCACGGGGACCGCGGCGTCGTGTCAAAGGTGGTATCGTCGACCTAGCACGTCGCACTGGAGTCAGCATAGTACCACTGACGAGCACTGCGGATCGCCAATGGGTGCTACGTAGCTGGGATCAATTCAAGATCCCTAAACCTTTTGCCCGCATACTCGTGCGTTACGGTGAGCCCATCGCAGTGGCGGCTGAGACGCAAGGACTGGCCTTCGGCTCCATCAAAAATCAGATCCGTGAAGGACTTGCCATAAATGAGGCGCAGGCCGTCGCCGAACTCTCCGCCTGGCACTAA